One region of Cucurbita pepo subsp. pepo cultivar mu-cu-16 chromosome LG03, ASM280686v2, whole genome shotgun sequence genomic DNA includes:
- the LOC111790015 gene encoding putative pentatricopeptide repeat-containing protein At1g09680 — MPLFSHCSLLKLCSSSNGARRPHRITSMAANSTFKLSNFSNSLPSKPSFRYSTWHSPLPPAAAGDPVLAAVSTAINNVETKPLASSLRRLLPSFKPHHFIDLINHNPFSLSPVSLFSFFNWLSSVPTFRHTLQSYCAMANFLCAHQMFEESQSIVRFLVSRKGKDSAASIFAAILEITDTRCSNFVFDALMIAYSDSGFISDAIQCFRLVRKRNFQIPFRGCEYLLDKMMNSNSPVTIWTFYLEILDSGFPPKVKYFNILINKFCKQGSIRDARLIFDEIGKRGFRPTAVSFNTLINGFCKSRNLDECFRLKKVMEESRIYPDVYTYSVLIHGLCKEGKVDDAEQLFDEMRQRGLRANDVTFTALIDGQCRSGRIDSAMNTYQQMLAMGVKPDLVMYNTLLNGLCKVGDVSKARKLVDEMKMVGMKPDKITYTTLIDGYCKEGDLESAMEIRKGMNEEGVVLDNVAFTAIISGLCRDGRVMDAERTLREMKEAGMKPDDATYTMVIDGYCKNGDVKTGFKLLKEMQRNGHNPGVITYNVLMNGLCKQGQMKNANMLLEAMLNLGVTPDDITYNILLEGHCKSGRAEDFLHLRNEKGVVVDYAYYTSLVGEYDKSLKDRRKR, encoded by the coding sequence ATGCCACTTTTCAGTCACTGCTCGCTGCTGAAATTATGTTCTTCCTCTAATGGCGCTCGCAGGCCTCATCGAATCACATCCATGGCCGCCAATTCCACATTCAAACTCTCCAATTTCTCCAATTCCCTCCCCTCCAAACCTTCCTTCCGCTACTCCACATGGCACTCCCCACTGCCTCCGGCGGCGGCAGGCGATCCTGTACTCGCCGCCGTCTCCACAGCCATCAACAACGTCGAAACAAAGCCTCTCGCCTCTTCTCTTCGGCGGCTCCTCCCTTCCTTCAAACCCCACCATTTCATCGACCTCATTAACCATAaccccttctctctctcccctgtctctctcttctccttcttcaattGGCTCTCTTCTGTCCCCACCTTTCGCCACACTCTCCAATCCTACTGCGCTATGGCTAATTTCCTCTGCGCCCATCAAATGTTCGAAGAATCACAATCGATTGTCCGATTTCTCGTCTCCCGCAAAGGTAAGGACTCGGCGGCTTCGATCTTCGCCGCGATTCTTGAAATTACAGATACGCGTTGTTcgaattttgtatttgatgcTTTGATGATTGCGTATTCGGATTCTGGGTTCATATCCGATGCGATTCAGTGCTTTAGGTTGGTCAGGAagagaaattttcaaatcccGTTTCGTGGATGTGAGTACTTACTTGATAAAATGATGAATTCAAACTCCCCTGTTACGATTTGGACGTTTTATCTGGAAATTTTGGATTCTGGATTCCCACCTAAAGTAAAGTATTTCAACATTTTGATTAATAAGTTCTGTAAACAGGGAAGCATTAGAGATGCCAGGTTGATCTTCGATGAAATTGGGAAGAGGGGTTTTCGTCCCACAGCTGTTAGTTTCAATACCTTGATTAATGGTTTCTGTAAATCCCGAAATTTAGATGAGTGTTTTAGGTTGAAGAAAGTCATGGAAGAGAGTAGAATATATCCTGATGTTTACACTTACAGTGTTCTGATTCATGGGTTATGCAAGGAAGGTAAGGTAGATGATGCAGAACAACTGTTCGATGAAATGCGTCAGAGAGGATTGAGGGCAAACGACGTTACATTCACTGCTTTGATTGATGGGCAATGCAGGAGCGGACGAATTGACTCAGCCATGAACACTTATCAGCAAATGTTAGCCATGGGAGTGAAACCAGATTTAGTTATGTATAACACACTCTTGAATGGCCTTTGCAAAGTGGGGGATGTTAGTAAAGCTAGGAAGCTAgttgatgaaatgaaaatggtgGGGATGAAACCAGATAAAATCACTTACACAACACTCATAGATGGTTACTGCAAAGAGGGAGATTTAGAATCAGCCATGGAGATTAGGAAAGGTATGAATGAAGAAGGGGTTGTTCTTGATAATGTAGCATTCACAGCCATTATTTCAGGTTTGTGTAGAGATGGAAGGGTGATGGATGCAGAGAGGACGTTGAGGGAGATGAAGGAAGCTGGGATGAAACCCGACGACGCGACGTATACTATGGTGATCGACGGGTATTGCAAGAACGGCGATGTTAAGACAGGGTTTAAGCTGCTGAAAGAGATGCAGAGAAATGGCCATAATCCTGGTGTGATAACTTACAATGTGCTTATGAATGGACTTTGCAAGCAAGGACAGATGAAGAATGCCAATATGCTGTTGGAAGCAATGCTTAACTTAGGAGTAACTCCTGATGACATTACATACAATATTCTGTTGGAAGGGCACTGTAAGAGTGGAAGAGCTGAAGATTTCCTTCACCTCAGAAATGAGAAGGGGGTCGTAGTAGACTACGCGTATTATACTTCTTTAGTCGGTGAATACGATAAATCGTTAAAGGATCGTCGAAAGAGGTGA
- the LOC111789896 gene encoding aspartic proteinase PCS1-like produces the protein MLLSLFYLSLLSLLSLSFSHSHSLSLSFPLSVSKRPSPVSSPVSPPVSPLFSSLSSYGSVKLPFKYSTALVVSLPIGTPPQPTDLVLDTGSQLSWIQCHRKLHKKLLKPKTASFDPSLSSSFSLLPCNHPLCKPRIPDFTLPTSCDQNRLCHYSYFYADGTLAEGNLVREKFTFSNSRTTPPVILGCAQASTENRGILGMNTGRLSFVSQAKISKFSYCVPGRTGPDSTGLFYLGDNPNSAHFKYISLLTFPKSQRSPNLDPLAYTLPLKGIKIAGNRLNISSAVFKPDRSGSGQTMIDSGSDLTYLVDEAYEKVKEEIVKLVGPLMKKGYEYAAVADMCFNDGETAEVGRRIRDMSFEFENGVEISVGKGEGVLTEVEKGVKCVGFGRSGRLGIASNIIGTVHQKNTWIEYDLANRRIGFGGADCSRLK, from the coding sequence atgcttctctctctcttctatctctctctactctctctactctctctctccttctcccaCTCCCATTCTCTCTCCCTTTCCTTCCCTCTTTCTGTCTCTAAACGCCCCTCCCCTGTTTCTTCCCCTGTTTCTCCCCCTGTTTctcctctcttctcttctctctcctcctacGGCTCCGTCAAGCTCCCCTTCAAATACTCCACCGCCCTTGTCGTTTCTCTTCCTATTGGAACGCCGCCGCAGCCCACGGACTTGGTTTTGGACACCGGCAGCCAGCTTTCTTGGATTCAATGTCACCGGAAACTTCATAAGAAATTGCTCAAGCCCAAAACGGCGTCGTTCGacccttctctctcctcctctttctctctcctcccttGTAATCATCCTCTCTGCAAACCCAGAATTCCTGATTTTACCCTTCCCACTTCTTGTGACCAAAATCGCCTCTGTCATTACTCCTACTTCTACGCTGATGGTACCTTGGCTGAGGGTAATCTCGTAAGAGAAAAATTCACCTTCTCAAATTCCCGTACTACCCCTCCTGTCATCCTTGGCTGTGCTCAAGCCTCCACTGAAAACAGGGGTATTTTGGGAATGAATACTGGACGTCTCTCCTTCGTCTCCCAAGCCAAAATCTCCAAATTCTCCTACTGCGTTCCCGGTCGAACTGGACCGGATTCAACCGGCCTGTTCTACCTTGGCGACAACCCCAATTCTGCccatttcaaatatatatccTTGTTGACTTTCCCCAAAAGTCAACGCTCCCCGAATCTCGATCCACTGGCGTACACCCTCCCATTGAAGGGCATAAAAATAGCCGGGAACCGTCTCAATATCTCGTCGGCCGTTTTCAAACCGGATAGGAGCGGGTCCGGTCAAACCATGATTGACTCCGGTTCGGACCTCACTTACCTAGTGGACGAAGCGTACGAGAAGGTTAAAGAAGAGATAGTCAAATTAGTGGGGCCCTTAATGAAGAAAGGGTACGAATACGCCGCCGTGGCCGACATGTGTTTCAACGACGGCGAGACGGCGGAGGTGGGTCGGAGGATTCGCGACATGTCGTTCGAGTTTGAGAATGGGGTGGAGATTTCGGTGGGGAAAGGAGAGGGGGTTTTGACGGAAGTGGAAAAAGGAGTGAAGTGTGTGGGGTTTGGACGGTCGGGAAGGCTTGGAATTGCGAGTAACATAATCGGAACCGTCCATCAGAAGAACACGTGGATAGAATATGATTTGGCCAATAGGAGAATAGGGTTTGGTGGAGCCGACTGTAGCAGATTGAAGTGA